From Mucilaginibacter rubeus, a single genomic window includes:
- a CDS encoding Dps family protein, with protein sequence MDAKEISLEEVKVKPVVDHLNDLLANYHIHYQKLRGCHWNVKGTSFFTLHLKFEELYTAALVTIDELAERILSLGKPPISTFKDYIETSIIKEIQTIGLKDTLMVKAIIDDLASLIKMEREILNITAEAGDDGTNDMINRFMQFNEKNTWMLRSFVNED encoded by the coding sequence ATGGACGCAAAAGAAATAAGCCTCGAAGAAGTTAAAGTAAAACCGGTAGTTGACCACCTGAACGATCTGTTGGCAAACTATCATATCCATTATCAAAAACTGCGCGGCTGCCACTGGAACGTTAAAGGCACAAGCTTTTTTACCCTGCACCTGAAATTTGAAGAACTGTACACTGCGGCATTGGTCACCATCGACGAGCTTGCCGAAAGGATCCTGAGCCTTGGCAAACCTCCTATCAGCACCTTTAAAGATTATATCGAAACATCAATCATCAAAGAGATCCAGACTATTGGCTTGAAAGATACCCTGATGGTTAAAGCTATTATTGATGACCTGGCCTCATTAATTAAAATGGAACGTGAAATACTGAATATCACCGCAGAAGCTGGTGACGACGGCACCAATGATATGATTAACCGTTTCATGCAGTTTAACGAAAAAAATACCTGGATGCTGCGTTCATTCGTAAACGAAGACTAA
- a CDS encoding DUF4905 domain-containing protein, translating to MTSLLPFISKTYQAPVWRMEIDEISQTLFLEIRDHVNKQVSFSALSLQHGGVYFEGFTTPERWLTGIEAAYDGVLLLHNYQSATGPIHKGITAIEAVSGKELWSNFTLAFDHLSANGPVVYNAQLQPRKLLLIDVKTGATLRGYEPVIDQPQDNKIVSPQLLPAAEVNNLYLPLSVHANAVHYIGYNSFRIVSLHTLLQEHLEQHLFVYNEEGTLLYHDLLHNAIQKMQPEAFVLHNNQLIYLKNRSGLIVLKL from the coding sequence ATGACTTCGCTTTTACCCTTCATCAGCAAAACTTACCAGGCCCCGGTTTGGCGTATGGAAATTGACGAGATCAGCCAAACGCTGTTCCTCGAAATAAGGGACCATGTCAATAAACAGGTTAGTTTTTCGGCCTTGAGCCTGCAACACGGCGGTGTTTATTTTGAAGGTTTTACCACACCCGAACGCTGGCTTACCGGTATTGAGGCCGCTTATGATGGTGTTTTGCTGCTGCATAATTACCAGTCGGCAACAGGGCCGATACATAAGGGTATCACCGCTATTGAAGCTGTATCTGGCAAAGAATTGTGGAGCAATTTTACTTTAGCCTTTGATCATCTGTCGGCCAATGGTCCTGTGGTTTATAACGCCCAGTTACAACCCCGGAAGTTATTGTTAATTGATGTAAAAACGGGGGCTACTTTAAGAGGGTATGAACCGGTTATCGATCAACCTCAGGATAATAAGATCGTGAGCCCCCAACTGTTGCCTGCCGCGGAAGTAAATAATTTATATTTACCGCTTAGCGTACATGCAAATGCGGTTCATTATATCGGCTACAATAGTTTCAGAATTGTATCTTTGCACACGCTTTTGCAGGAGCATCTTGAACAGCACTTGTTTGTATATAACGAGGAGGGTACCCTTTTGTATCATGATTTGTTACACAACGCTATACAAAAAATGCAACCCGAGGCGTTTGTACTACATAATAATCAGCTTATCTATTTAAAAAACAGATCGGGCTTAATAGTGTTGAAATTGTAA